One segment of Haloplanus natans DSM 17983 DNA contains the following:
- a CDS encoding 50S ribosomal protein L44e has translation MQMPRRFNTYCPHCNGHFEHEVEKVRRGRETGMKWIDRQRGRAKATIGNAGKFSKVPGGDKPTKKTHLKYRCGECGKAHMREGWRAGRLEFQE, from the coding sequence ATGCAGATGCCACGCCGATTCAACACGTACTGCCCGCACTGCAACGGGCATTTCGAGCACGAGGTCGAGAAAGTGCGTCGCGGTCGTGAGACGGGGATGAAGTGGATCGACCGCCAGCGCGGCCGCGCCAAGGCCACCATCGGGAACGCCGGCAAGTTCTCGAAGGTGCCGGGTGGCGACAAGCCGACGAAAAAGACCCACCTGAAATACCGCTGTGGCGAGTGTGGCAAGGCCCACATGCGCGAAGGCTGGCGGGCCGGCCGACTGGAGTTCCAGGAATGA
- a CDS encoding 30S ribosomal protein S27e — MTGSFFSVECADCGNEQTVFGKVSTTVNCAVCGSTLARPTGGQTAFEGEVVDTVEAR; from the coding sequence ATGACGGGGAGCTTCTTCAGCGTCGAGTGTGCCGACTGTGGTAACGAGCAGACCGTCTTCGGGAAGGTTTCGACGACGGTGAACTGCGCGGTCTGTGGCAGCACGCTCGCCCGCCCGACCGGCGGTCAGACGGCGTTCGAGGGCGAGGTCGTCGACACCGTCGAGGCACGGTAA